The proteins below come from a single Asanoa ferruginea genomic window:
- a CDS encoding ABC transporter permease translates to MLAWSTVRDRWTGFVGSFVALTLGVGVLTAALVVFVSAQPAVPERLAGAAVVVQAPAGASDADSFVEYVPWASARAEELAGALRGVPGVAAAVPDRSFYAQLVHGGHPVGDPPAGDPIGHAWSTAALAPYRLVAGAAPTAAGEVVLDAGYGIPPGATATVLTATGPQQWRVTGTVDGPGIYVADSAAAALAPGVPAIGLVLSPGADPGAVAAAARVRVGAAGTVLSGDARTALEPEAVGRTRWLGTQLITVMVLLAAFATVFVMASTAALNAYQRRRELALLRAIGATPRQTRRLLLGEALVIGVVSAAVGAVLGVLAAPWFGDLLVRADLEPAGFAPSPSLLAVGPAVLTGIVVAVAGAWATARRAAKVRPMEALREAAVDRRAMTLSRWLFGGLFGVAGLALAVLTPAVDDGSALTTAIFSALTLIVGITLLAPVLIPPALRALTLPLRRSATGEVVRESAGAAVRRTAATAGPVLLTVGFAMLILGMVKTMSPAFGGEDARALGVDTVVTAEGTPGLSDAAVAAIPGTVFAGLSTSVFVGDLPYDALGVVPGAVPVRGDASALTGDTAVVADPRWKAGDTLRLTFADGAVVPLRVAASVEPGTLTTPLLLPRDLVRAHDPSALTLTAYVRGAPPAAVRDAVARFGALVQDPLTYSSDDDEDQLVWLFVLVMVGMSVGYTSIAVANTLVMATGDRRRDFRVLRLTGATNRQILRMVGAETGIVVLFGTVIGGLVALPALLGIRAALAGQTGVDVRLVVPWLEVGVVVAVCAVLALGAALLATRRALHRAQPR, encoded by the coding sequence ATGCTCGCGTGGTCGACGGTCCGCGACCGGTGGACGGGATTCGTCGGTTCGTTCGTGGCGCTGACGTTGGGCGTCGGGGTGCTCACCGCGGCGCTGGTCGTGTTCGTCTCCGCCCAGCCGGCGGTGCCGGAGCGGTTGGCCGGCGCGGCGGTGGTCGTGCAGGCACCGGCCGGCGCTTCCGACGCTGACTCCTTCGTCGAATACGTTCCCTGGGCGTCCGCGCGCGCCGAGGAGTTGGCCGGAGCGCTGCGCGGCGTGCCGGGCGTCGCGGCGGCGGTGCCGGACCGCTCGTTCTACGCCCAACTGGTGCACGGCGGCCACCCCGTCGGTGACCCGCCGGCCGGCGACCCGATCGGGCACGCCTGGTCGACGGCGGCGTTGGCGCCCTACCGGCTCGTGGCCGGCGCGGCACCGACCGCCGCCGGCGAGGTGGTCCTGGACGCGGGCTACGGCATCCCGCCCGGCGCGACCGCGACGGTGCTGACCGCGACCGGACCACAGCAGTGGCGGGTGACCGGCACGGTCGACGGCCCCGGGATCTACGTCGCCGATTCGGCCGCTGCGGCGCTCGCACCCGGCGTACCCGCGATCGGTCTGGTGTTGTCGCCCGGTGCCGACCCCGGTGCCGTGGCGGCCGCGGCTCGCGTTCGGGTCGGCGCCGCCGGCACCGTGCTGTCCGGCGACGCGCGCACCGCCCTGGAGCCCGAGGCGGTCGGCCGCACCCGCTGGCTGGGCACCCAACTCATCACCGTGATGGTGTTGCTGGCGGCGTTCGCCACCGTGTTCGTGATGGCGTCGACCGCGGCGCTCAACGCCTACCAGCGCCGCCGCGAGCTGGCCCTGCTGCGCGCGATCGGCGCGACGCCGCGGCAGACCCGGCGCCTGCTGCTCGGCGAGGCCCTGGTCATCGGGGTGGTCTCCGCGGCGGTGGGTGCGGTGCTCGGGGTGCTCGCGGCGCCCTGGTTCGGCGACCTGCTGGTGCGGGCCGACTTGGAGCCGGCCGGTTTCGCGCCCAGCCCGTCGCTGCTCGCCGTCGGCCCGGCGGTGCTGACCGGGATCGTGGTCGCCGTCGCGGGCGCCTGGGCCACGGCCCGCCGGGCGGCAAAGGTGCGGCCGATGGAGGCGCTGCGCGAGGCCGCCGTCGACCGGCGCGCGATGACGCTGTCGAGGTGGCTGTTCGGCGGCCTGTTCGGGGTGGCGGGGCTCGCGCTCGCGGTGCTCACTCCGGCGGTCGACGACGGCTCGGCCCTGACCACCGCGATCTTCTCCGCGCTGACCCTGATCGTGGGCATCACGCTGCTGGCACCGGTGCTGATCCCGCCGGCCCTGCGGGCGTTGACGCTGCCGTTGCGCCGCTCGGCGACCGGCGAGGTGGTGCGGGAGAGCGCCGGGGCGGCGGTCCGGCGCACTGCGGCGACCGCCGGGCCGGTGCTGCTGACCGTCGGCTTCGCGATGCTGATCCTCGGCATGGTCAAGACGATGTCGCCGGCGTTCGGTGGCGAAGACGCCCGGGCGCTCGGCGTCGACACGGTGGTCACCGCCGAGGGCACGCCCGGCCTTTCCGACGCCGCGGTGGCGGCGATCCCCGGCACCGTGTTCGCCGGACTGTCCACATCGGTCTTTGTCGGCGATCTGCCGTACGACGCTCTCGGTGTCGTTCCGGGCGCGGTCCCGGTGCGCGGCGACGCCTCGGCGCTGACCGGCGACACGGCGGTCGTCGCCGACCCCCGCTGGAAGGCGGGCGACACGCTGCGGCTCACCTTCGCCGACGGCGCGGTGGTGCCGCTGCGGGTGGCGGCGTCGGTCGAGCCGGGCACGCTCACCACTCCGCTGCTGCTGCCGCGCGACCTGGTCCGGGCACACGACCCATCGGCGCTGACACTGACGGCGTACGTGCGCGGCGCACCGCCGGCCGCCGTGCGCGACGCCGTCGCCCGGTTCGGCGCGCTGGTCCAGGACCCGTTGACCTACTCGTCGGACGACGACGAGGACCAACTGGTGTGGCTCTTCGTGCTGGTGATGGTCGGGATGTCGGTCGGATACACGAGCATCGCGGTGGCCAACACGCTGGTGATGGCGACCGGTGACCGGCGCCGCGACTTCCGGGTGCTCCGGCTGACCGGGGCGACCAACCGGCAGATCCTGCGCATGGTCGGCGCGGAGACCGGGATCGTGGTGCTGTTCGGCACGGTGATCGGCGGGCTGGTCGCGCTGCCCGCCCTGCTCGGCATCCGCGCCGCGCTGGCCGGCCAGACCGGCGTCGACGTGCGTCTGGTGGTGCCCTGGCTCGAGGTCGGCGTGGTGGTCGCGGTCTGCGCGGTCCTGGCGCTCGGTGCGGCGCTGCTGGCCACCCGCCGCGCGCTTCACCGAGCGCAACCGCGATGA
- a CDS encoding STAS domain-containing protein: MQPSSARIVLTLGPTIRRGDVLALCERLAALPRPVRVVVCVRAVTCPDMSTVEALARLCLTARRHDCEVSVEGADERLVALLTVTGLAAVVPLDNPRR; the protein is encoded by the coding sequence ATGCAGCCGTCGAGCGCTCGAATCGTGCTGACGCTCGGCCCAACCATCCGGCGCGGCGATGTCCTGGCGCTCTGCGAGCGACTCGCCGCCCTGCCCCGCCCGGTGCGGGTGGTGGTCTGCGTGCGCGCGGTCACCTGCCCCGACATGTCGACCGTCGAGGCCCTGGCCCGACTCTGTCTGACGGCCCGCCGGCACGACTGCGAGGTCAGCGTCGAAGGCGCCGACGAACGCCTGGTCGCCCTCCTCACCGTGACCGGGCTGGCCGCCGTCGTGCCCCTCGACAACCCGCGGCGCTGA
- a CDS encoding SDR family oxidoreductase → MIDIAVPDLTGKLAVVTGANSGIGFGLTARLAAAGAEVVLAVRNVTKGTDAIARIRRQTPAARLSLASLDLADLGTVAALGERLRAAGRPIDILINNAGIMTPPRRDVTRDGFELQFGSNYLGHFALTGHLLPLLRPGARVTTLSSLTARGGRIDFADLQSARSYGPSRSYAQSKLATLLFAQELDRRSRRFGWGILSDAAHPGATVTNLQVTGPTHGGRRQRLTSLVNSLSYRIPGMWQQVDTGILPALYAATSPAAEGGGYYGPAGFAELTGGPAPARLPRAAAGEAGRETAARLWVESEKLTGVSYAAAPARR, encoded by the coding sequence ATGATTGATATCGCTGTTCCTGACCTGACCGGCAAGCTCGCCGTGGTGACCGGCGCCAACAGCGGCATCGGCTTCGGCCTGACCGCGCGGCTGGCGGCCGCCGGCGCCGAGGTCGTCCTCGCCGTTCGCAACGTCACCAAGGGCACCGACGCCATCGCCCGCATCCGCCGCCAGACTCCGGCCGCCCGGCTGAGCCTGGCCAGCCTCGACCTGGCCGACCTGGGCACGGTGGCGGCGCTCGGCGAGCGGCTGCGGGCCGCCGGCCGGCCGATCGACATCCTGATCAACAACGCCGGCATCATGACCCCGCCGCGGCGTGACGTGACCCGTGACGGGTTCGAGCTTCAGTTCGGCAGCAACTATCTGGGCCATTTCGCGCTGACCGGGCACCTGCTGCCGTTGCTGCGGCCCGGCGCCCGGGTGACCACGCTGAGCAGCCTGACCGCCCGTGGCGGCCGGATCGACTTCGCCGACCTACAGAGCGCGCGGTCCTATGGCCCGTCCCGCTCCTACGCGCAGTCCAAGCTGGCCACCCTGCTCTTCGCGCAGGAACTCGACCGCCGCTCCCGCCGGTTCGGCTGGGGCATCCTCAGCGACGCCGCCCACCCCGGCGCGACCGTCACCAACCTCCAGGTCACCGGCCCGACCCACGGCGGCCGCCGGCAACGGCTGACCTCGCTGGTCAACTCGCTCTCCTACCGGATCCCGGGGATGTGGCAGCAGGTCGACACCGGGATCTTGCCGGCGCTCTACGCGGCCACAAGCCCGGCCGCCGAGGGTGGCGGCTACTACGGACCGGCCGGCTTCGCCGAGTTGACCGGCGGCCCGGCGCCGGCCCGCCTGCCCCGCGCCGCAGCGGGCGAGGCGGGCCGGGAGACGGCCGCGCGGCTCTGGGTGGAGTCCGAGAAACTGACCGGCGTCAGCTACGCCGCCGCGCCGGCCCGGCGCTGA
- a CDS encoding TetR/AcrR family transcriptional regulator — protein MTASFQRARRPEQVEARRAAILATAREMLAERGVAEISLRELADRVGLAKSNVLRYFDSREAIFLEVLDQEWIAWLDAVEVAFAEVPPDDAEAVARQLADTLDGRDLLCELIAAMSGVLERNITIDFARVFKRRASANHDRLAALVLDRMPALDPASAAFFGGAVFVIIAGLWPYSRPTEVVTTVAAELGAPPDWADFRAHLAEGLANQLVGQVTRSNPPRPPRAS, from the coding sequence GTGACCGCGTCCTTCCAGCGCGCCCGCCGCCCCGAGCAGGTCGAGGCCCGCCGGGCGGCGATCCTGGCCACCGCGCGCGAGATGCTCGCCGAGCGCGGCGTGGCGGAGATCAGCCTGCGCGAGCTGGCCGACCGCGTCGGCCTGGCCAAATCCAACGTGCTGCGCTATTTCGACTCCCGCGAGGCGATCTTCCTGGAGGTCCTCGACCAGGAATGGATCGCCTGGCTGGACGCGGTCGAGGTGGCTTTCGCGGAGGTGCCGCCCGACGACGCGGAGGCGGTCGCGAGGCAACTCGCTGACACCCTCGACGGCCGCGACCTGTTGTGCGAGCTGATCGCGGCCATGTCCGGCGTCCTGGAGCGCAACATCACGATCGATTTCGCCCGCGTCTTCAAGCGGCGGGCCTCGGCCAACCACGACCGCCTCGCCGCGCTGGTCCTCGACCGGATGCCGGCCCTCGACCCGGCGAGCGCGGCCTTCTTCGGCGGCGCGGTCTTCGTGATCATCGCGGGGTTGTGGCCCTACTCGCGGCCAACCGAGGTCGTCACGACGGTCGCCGCCGAACTGGGCGCGCCACCCGACTGGGCCGACTTCCGCGCCCATCTCGCCGAGGGCTTGGCCAACCAGTTGGTCGGCCAGGTCACCCGAAGCAACCCGCCCCGGCCACCCCGCGCGAGCTGA
- a CDS encoding ABC transporter permease, with protein MTGTWHLFRFALRRDRVVLPLWTILLGLFPGLVASSFASLYPDPAELAKFAASMSNPSLTAVYGPIWAPNLGGLTAWRSSIVLLIVALATAFTVIRHTRAEEEQGRRELLGATVIGREAGLAAAMLVALLASVVVGGLTALGTAAAGAGGPGAVALGLQYFLACLLFGAIAAVVAQITQGARTARWIAGAVLIGSLLLRMLGDAGGDLNSPLSWISPIGFLQRLRPFADERWWVAGVVLLVVLVLSALAYRLNAVRDLDAGLIASRPGPARAPRTLLSPLGLAWRLQRSTLFGWLIGYAVLGLFLGSATNAAADAVKDSPELADAIARIGSGTSIGDMVIATGMAIIGIGAAAQGVQAALRARSEESALRVEPLLAASVGRLRWAGGHLLFAFFGPALGLLVAGLFLGIGYGAGSGEGAGAIGRVVAAGAAQLPAVWFTVAIVVLLFGLLPRMTSLGWAVLAFFLLLGQLGAILQLSQWALDLSPFTHLPALPGGEVTATPLVWLVALAALLTAAGLAGFRRRDIASGG; from the coding sequence GTGACCGGCACCTGGCACCTCTTCCGCTTCGCCCTGCGCCGTGACCGCGTCGTCCTCCCACTGTGGACGATCCTGCTCGGGCTGTTCCCCGGCCTGGTCGCGAGCAGCTTCGCCAGCCTCTACCCCGACCCGGCCGAGCTGGCGAAGTTCGCCGCGTCGATGTCGAACCCGTCGCTGACCGCGGTCTACGGCCCGATCTGGGCGCCCAACCTGGGCGGCCTGACCGCGTGGCGGTCCAGCATCGTGCTGCTGATCGTCGCGCTGGCCACCGCGTTCACCGTCATCCGGCACACCCGCGCCGAAGAGGAGCAGGGCCGCCGCGAGCTGCTCGGCGCGACCGTGATCGGCCGCGAGGCCGGACTGGCCGCCGCTATGCTGGTCGCACTGCTGGCCTCGGTCGTGGTCGGCGGGCTGACCGCCCTCGGCACGGCCGCCGCGGGCGCCGGCGGCCCCGGCGCCGTCGCGCTGGGCCTGCAATATTTCCTGGCCTGCCTGCTCTTCGGCGCGATCGCCGCGGTCGTCGCCCAGATCACCCAGGGCGCCCGCACGGCACGCTGGATCGCCGGCGCGGTGCTGATCGGCTCCCTGCTACTCCGGATGCTCGGCGACGCAGGCGGCGACCTCAACTCGCCCCTGTCCTGGATCTCGCCGATCGGCTTCCTGCAACGGCTGCGCCCGTTCGCCGACGAGCGCTGGTGGGTGGCCGGCGTCGTGTTGCTGGTCGTGCTGGTGCTGTCCGCGCTGGCGTACCGGCTGAATGCGGTGCGCGACCTCGACGCGGGTCTGATCGCGTCGCGGCCCGGACCGGCGCGGGCGCCGCGGACCCTGCTCTCCCCGCTCGGCCTGGCCTGGCGGTTGCAGCGGTCGACGCTGTTCGGCTGGCTGATCGGGTACGCCGTCCTCGGCCTCTTCCTGGGTTCGGCGACCAACGCTGCGGCTGATGCGGTCAAGGACAGCCCGGAACTGGCCGATGCGATCGCAAGGATCGGCAGCGGCACCTCGATCGGCGACATGGTCATCGCCACCGGCATGGCGATCATCGGCATCGGCGCGGCCGCCCAGGGCGTCCAGGCAGCGCTGCGGGCCCGCAGCGAGGAGAGCGCGCTGCGGGTCGAGCCGCTGCTGGCCGCGTCGGTCGGCCGCTTGCGCTGGGCCGGCGGGCACCTGCTGTTCGCGTTCTTCGGGCCGGCGCTCGGCCTGCTCGTGGCCGGCCTGTTCCTGGGCATCGGCTACGGCGCGGGTTCGGGGGAGGGCGCCGGCGCGATCGGCCGCGTGGTCGCCGCGGGCGCCGCACAGCTCCCGGCGGTCTGGTTCACCGTGGCGATCGTGGTGCTGCTGTTCGGCCTGCTGCCGCGAATGACCAGCCTCGGCTGGGCAGTCCTCGCGTTCTTCCTACTGCTCGGCCAGTTGGGCGCGATCCTGCAACTCAGCCAGTGGGCACTGGACCTGTCGCCGTTTACCCACCTGCCGGCTTTGCCCGGCGGCGAGGTGACCGCGACACCGTTGGTCTGGCTCGTCGCCCTCGCCGCGCTGCTGACGGCGGCCGGCCTTGCCGGCTTCCGCCGCCGCGACATCGCCAGCGGCGGCTAG
- a CDS encoding ABC transporter ATP-binding protein — MENVISVNGLVKSFGRTRALDGLDLEVRRGEVHGFLGPNGAGKSTAIRVLLGLLRADSGTTTLFGGDPWRDAVTLHRRLAYVPGDVTLWPNLTGGEVIDLLGRLRGGLDTKRRDELIERFELDPRKKGRTYSKGNRQKVALVAALASDAELLVLDEPTSGLDPLMESVFQACVNDERGAGRTVLLSSHILAEAEALCDRVSIIRAGRTVETGTLTELRHLTRTAIHAELAGSPNGLGSLPGVHDLVVEGERVRFQVDNAELDTVLRALTTVGVRGLTSQPPTLEELFLRHYQKEAEEVVR; from the coding sequence ATGGAGAACGTCATTTCGGTCAATGGGCTCGTCAAGAGCTTCGGCCGGACCCGCGCCCTCGACGGACTCGATCTCGAGGTGCGCCGGGGAGAGGTGCACGGCTTTCTCGGCCCCAACGGGGCGGGCAAGTCGACCGCCATCCGGGTGCTGCTCGGCCTGCTCAGGGCCGATTCTGGCACCACAACACTCTTCGGGGGAGACCCCTGGCGCGACGCGGTGACGCTGCACCGCCGCCTCGCCTACGTGCCCGGCGACGTGACGCTGTGGCCCAACCTCACCGGCGGCGAGGTCATCGACCTGCTCGGCCGGCTCCGCGGCGGCCTCGACACCAAGCGGCGCGACGAGCTGATCGAGCGCTTCGAGCTCGACCCGCGCAAGAAGGGCCGCACCTACTCGAAGGGCAACCGGCAGAAGGTCGCGCTGGTCGCCGCGCTGGCCTCCGACGCAGAGCTGCTCGTGCTCGACGAGCCCACCTCGGGCCTCGACCCGCTGATGGAGTCGGTCTTCCAGGCCTGCGTCAACGACGAGCGCGGCGCCGGCCGCACGGTGCTGCTGTCGAGCCACATCCTGGCCGAGGCCGAGGCGCTCTGCGACCGGGTGAGCATCATCCGGGCCGGCCGCACCGTCGAGACCGGCACGCTCACCGAGCTGCGGCACCTGACCCGGACCGCGATCCACGCCGAGCTGGCCGGCTCGCCCAACGGCCTCGGTTCGCTGCCCGGCGTGCACGATCTGGTCGTCGAGGGCGAGCGGGTGCGGTTCCAGGTCGACAACGCCGAGCTCGACACCGTGCTGCGCGCGCTGACCACGGTCGGGGTGCGCGGCCTGACCAGCCAGCCGCCGACGCTGGAGGAGCTGTTCCTCCGCCACTACCAAAAAGAAGCAGAAGAGGTTGTACGGTGA
- a CDS encoding GbsR/MarR family transcriptional regulator, whose protein sequence is MTGDRDETALRQYVEDMARLYADWGFPRMAARVLMQLMASDSGALTAKELSDGLEISPAAVSQSVRYLQHLGLVERSAVPGSRRDRYALPDDAWYMGSIIKGTLFTQIAKLAEGGVAAAGGRDTPAGDRIAGMGDFYGFIQSELGALLERYVKYRETLKE, encoded by the coding sequence ATGACTGGAGACCGCGACGAGACCGCTCTGCGGCAGTACGTCGAGGACATGGCCCGGCTCTACGCCGACTGGGGATTTCCCCGGATGGCGGCTCGCGTGCTGATGCAACTGATGGCGTCCGACAGCGGTGCGCTGACCGCCAAGGAACTCAGCGACGGGCTGGAGATCAGCCCCGCCGCCGTCTCGCAGTCGGTGCGCTACCTCCAACACCTCGGTCTGGTCGAGCGATCGGCGGTGCCCGGTTCACGGCGCGACCGCTACGCGCTGCCGGATGACGCCTGGTATATGGGCTCGATCATCAAGGGCACCCTGTTCACGCAGATCGCCAAGCTCGCCGAGGGCGGCGTCGCCGCGGCGGGCGGCCGGGACACCCCGGCCGGCGACCGGATCGCGGGGATGGGCGACTTCTACGGCTTCATCCAGAGCGAACTCGGCGCCCTGCTGGAGCGCTACGTGAAATATCGCGAGACGCTCAAGGAGTAG
- a CDS encoding TetR/AcrR family transcriptional regulator, producing MKATSMRARLRAEMTDEIKAIARRHLATDGANLSLRAVARDLGVVSSAIYRYFPSRDDLLTALILDAYNALGGSVEAAEGAVDRADLGGRFLAICHAVRDWALTNPHEYALIYGSPVPGYAAPTDTVSAATRAVRVLGGVIEDAARAGLLRDDDDLPPEAVDDITRIRATIAPSAPLGVLDRAFGTWLQLFGFVGFELFGQLDNVVTARAPLFDHQMRAQAVYIGLPTP from the coding sequence GTGAAAGCGACTTCGATGCGGGCCCGGCTGCGGGCGGAGATGACCGACGAGATCAAGGCGATCGCCCGGCGGCACCTGGCGACCGACGGCGCCAACCTCTCGCTCCGCGCGGTCGCGCGTGACCTGGGCGTGGTGTCGTCAGCGATCTACCGCTATTTCCCGAGCCGCGACGACCTGCTCACCGCGCTGATCCTCGACGCTTACAACGCGCTCGGCGGGTCGGTCGAGGCGGCCGAGGGTGCGGTCGACCGGGCCGACCTGGGTGGGCGTTTTCTCGCCATCTGCCACGCGGTCCGCGACTGGGCATTGACCAACCCGCACGAGTACGCGTTGATCTACGGCAGCCCGGTCCCCGGGTATGCGGCCCCGACCGACACGGTGTCGGCGGCCACCCGCGCGGTGAGGGTGCTGGGCGGGGTGATCGAAGACGCCGCTCGTGCCGGGTTGCTGCGCGACGACGACGACCTTCCGCCCGAGGCGGTCGACGACATCACCCGGATCCGCGCCACGATCGCGCCGAGCGCTCCACTCGGGGTGCTGGATCGGGCGTTCGGCACCTGGCTCCAGCTCTTCGGTTTTGTCGGCTTCGAGCTGTTCGGCCAGCTCGACAACGTCGTCACCGCACGGGCTCCGCTCTTCGACCACCAGATGCGCGCCCAGGCGGTCTACATCGGACTGCCTACTCCTTGA
- a CDS encoding NAD-dependent epimerase/dehydratase family protein — protein MHVIVGAGAVGSSTARQLAEAGEQVRLITRSGSGPVHPNIERVAADASDSTTLSRLSQGAVAIYNCANPPYHTWPTDWPPMHEAMLAAAESSGAPLVITGNLYVYGPVDRPMTEDMPLAAPTVKGQVRVKMWQDAVEAHRTGRISGVTEVRGSDYLSPRYSVIEMAMPGLRANKTIWLPGPLDNPHTFTYTGDMAAALIALGRDPRAFGRAWHVPSPAPMTMRQAVERLATVGGFELPRLRSYPKAAVRAAGLFDRRTREFVEMSYQWERPFVLDASLTEATFGLSATDVDEAIRASIPAAEPVAA, from the coding sequence ATGCACGTCATCGTCGGAGCCGGAGCCGTCGGCAGCAGCACCGCGCGCCAGCTCGCCGAGGCCGGTGAACAGGTCCGATTGATCACCCGCAGCGGCAGTGGCCCGGTCCACCCCAACATCGAGCGGGTCGCCGCCGACGCCAGCGACAGCACGACGCTGAGCCGGCTGAGCCAGGGCGCGGTCGCGATCTACAACTGCGCCAACCCGCCGTACCACACCTGGCCGACCGACTGGCCACCCATGCACGAGGCGATGCTGGCCGCGGCTGAGAGCAGCGGCGCTCCCCTGGTGATCACCGGCAACCTCTACGTCTACGGCCCGGTCGACCGCCCGATGACCGAAGACATGCCGCTCGCCGCGCCGACCGTCAAGGGCCAGGTCCGGGTCAAGATGTGGCAGGACGCGGTCGAGGCCCACCGCACCGGCCGGATCAGCGGGGTCACCGAGGTGCGCGGTTCCGACTACCTGAGCCCGCGCTACTCGGTCATCGAGATGGCCATGCCCGGCCTGCGCGCCAACAAGACGATCTGGCTGCCCGGCCCGCTCGACAACCCGCACACGTTCACCTACACCGGCGACATGGCCGCGGCACTCATCGCCCTCGGCCGCGACCCGCGGGCCTTCGGCCGCGCCTGGCACGTGCCCTCACCGGCGCCGATGACCATGCGCCAGGCTGTCGAGCGGCTGGCCACGGTCGGCGGGTTCGAGCTGCCCCGGCTGCGCAGCTATCCGAAGGCGGCGGTCCGAGCCGCTGGGCTCTTCGATCGCCGCACCCGGGAGTTCGTCGAGATGAGCTATCAGTGGGAGCGCCCCTTCGTGCTCGACGCCAGCTTGACCGAGGCGACCTTCGGGCTGTCGGCGACCGACGTCGACGAGGCGATCCGGGCGTCGATCCCGGCCGCCGAGCCGGTCGCGGCCTGA
- a CDS encoding response regulator: protein MTTRVLIVDDDALVRVGLRTIVDAEPDLEVVAEAGDGAEVPPLVARHRPDVVLMDVRMPDVDGIQATRHLLTTAAVPPRVIVVTTFENDDYVYDALRAGASGFLLKRARPAEVVDAIRVVARGDSLLFPAAIRRLVAARGGSGGQATARLTAREAEVLKLMAAGLSNAEIAEQLVVGGETVKTHVGNVLAKLGARDRVQAVITAYESGFVTPAG from the coding sequence ATGACAACGAGGGTGCTGATCGTCGACGACGACGCGCTGGTACGCGTCGGCCTGCGCACGATCGTCGACGCCGAGCCCGACCTCGAGGTGGTGGCCGAAGCCGGCGACGGTGCCGAGGTGCCGCCGCTGGTCGCAAGGCACCGGCCCGATGTCGTGCTGATGGACGTGCGGATGCCCGACGTCGACGGCATCCAGGCGACCCGGCACCTGCTGACCACCGCGGCCGTGCCACCGCGGGTGATCGTGGTGACCACCTTCGAGAACGATGACTACGTCTACGACGCGCTGCGCGCCGGTGCCAGCGGGTTCCTGCTCAAGCGGGCCCGGCCGGCCGAGGTCGTCGACGCCATCCGGGTGGTCGCGCGCGGCGACTCGCTGCTGTTTCCCGCCGCCATCCGCCGGCTGGTCGCGGCCCGCGGTGGCAGCGGCGGCCAGGCCACCGCCCGGCTCACCGCGCGCGAGGCCGAGGTGCTCAAGCTGATGGCCGCCGGACTGTCCAATGCGGAGATCGCCGAGCAGCTGGTGGTCGGCGGGGAGACGGTCAAGACCCACGTGGGCAATGTGCTCGCGAAGCTCGGCGCCCGCGATCGCGTGCAAGCGGTCATCACGGCGTACGAGTCGGGCTTCGTCACCCCGGCCGGCTGA